The Prevotella sp. E2-28 genome includes the window CATACGGTTTCTTCCCGTTCACGAAGAGCTATTCCAGCGGTTTCATTATGCCTACCTATGGTGATGAGACTGAGCGTGGTTTCTATCTGCGTGATGGCGGTTACTATTTCGCTATCAGTGACAAAATGGATTTGAAGTTGCTGGGTGAAATCTATACCAAAGGTTCTTGGGGTGTCAGTGCAGCTTCAAACTACCGTAAGCGTTACCGCTATAGCGGTTCGTTCTTTGCCAGCTATCAGAACTCTGTAACAGGCGAGAAGAACTTGCCTGACTATTCTAAGACTACCAGTTTCAAGATTCAGTGGAGCCATCGTCAGGATGCCAAGGCAAATCCTTATTCCAACCTGTCGGCTTCAGTGAACTTTGCTACCAGTAGTTATGAGCGCAATAACCTGACTTCAATGTATAATCCGCAGACGATGACGCAGTCAACCCGTACGTCGTCTGTCAGTTATAGCACATCGTTCTCAAGCATCGGTATGAGTCTGAGCACCACGATGAACCTGAATCAGAACATGCGCGACTCTACCATTGCAATGACAATGCCTGACCTGAATATCTCTATCTCGCGATTCTATCCCTTTAAGCGTAAGCAGATGGCAGGAAAGCAGCGTTGGTATGAGAAGATTGCAATGTCATATACAGGTCATTTCAGTAATTCTATCTCTACAAAGGAAGATAAGCTGATGCACTCTGACCTGATAAAAGACTGGCGTAACGGTATGCAGCACTCTATTCCTGTTAGTGCTAGTTTCACCGTGCTTAATTATATTAACCTGACGGCTTCATTCAATTTCACCGACCGTACCTATTCGAATAAGGTTTTGCGTTCGTGGGATGGTACCAAGGAATTGCGTGATACTGTTTATGGTTTCTATAATGTGTATAACTGGAATATGTCACTGGCGGCATCAACTAAGTTGTATGGCTTCTTGACGCCTCCACGTAAATTCCTTGGTGGCAAGATACAAACAATTCGTCATGTCTTCACACCTCAGGTTAGTTTGAACTATGCGCCTGACTTCAGCGCATCTCGCTATGGTTATTACGAGACGTATCAGAAGACTGATAGCGAGGGTAATGTAACAATGGTGGAGTATTCTCCTTATCAGGGTTCACTCTATGGTGTGCCTGGCAAGGGAAAGACGGGAAGTATCTCGTTTGATATGTCGAACAACGTAGAGATGAAACTTCGTACGGCTAACGACTCAGTGAAGAAAATCAGTTTGATTGATGAGTTTGGCGCTTCTATGTCATATAACATGGCTGCATCGGTTCGTCCTTGGAGTGATCTTTCTACTCGTATCCGACTGAAACTGACAAAGAACTACACGCTGAACTTGAATGCTGTCTTTGCCAGCTATGTTTATGAGGCTGACTCTGTAGGTGCTCGCCCATACATCAGTGAGCATACTACCTACTGGGAGAAGGGAAAAATAGGACGTTTCCAGGGAATGTCGCAGAACCTTTCGTACACGATTTCAAATGATAAGATTTCTAATCTTTTCAAGTGGTTGAGGGGTGAGCGTGATACAAAGGGTAAGGGTAAGAATAATCGTGCCAATGAATCTCAAGAGGATGAGAATGAGATAGAGACCAATATCGATCCAGATATGGAGAAAGCCAAGCATGGTGCAAGGAAAGAGAATGCAGGTTTGGCTGAGACCGATGAAGATGGTTATATGCCTTTCTCACTGCCTTGGTCTGTTAGCTTCGGCTATGGTATTACCATGCGTGAGAATACGGATGTGAAGAAGTTTAATTACAACACGATGCGCTATCCGTATAAATTCACTCAGAATCTTAATATGAGTGGAAATATCCGTCTTAGTGATGGATGGAATATATCGTTCTCATCTGGTTATGACTTCGAGAATAAGAAGATTTCCATGACAACAGCTTCACTGTCGCGCGACCTCCATTGCTTTAATATGTCATGCTCGGTAGTGCTGTCGCCTTATACCAGTTATAACTTCTCATTCCGTTGTAATGCTTCTACGCTTACCGATGCTTTGAAATACGATAAGCGTAGCGGTTATAGTAATTCTGTACAGTGGTATTAATTTACAGGCCTGTAAATTAATTCTAGCAATTATTCAGTATTAATCTTAATTGCTGGCAAGCATCAGTTTGTCCAGGGCTTCCTTTTCACCAACAATCCAGATGATGTCTCCCTCTTCAAAGCGGTGCTTGGGACCTACGGATGAAAGATTCTCCTTACCTTCTTCCATACCGACTACCATGCAACTGTAACGACTGCGTATGCCGCTTTCTTCCAGTGTTTTGCCAACAAAAGGACAGCTCTTGTCAATGATAAACTGACGCAGCAGCATTTCGCGTTTCTCGAGTTCCAGATCTTCACCCAGCACTTCTGTCTCCAGTGCATTACGGAATTTTGTTAGCTGTTCGTCACTACCGATAGCTTGTAATTTGTCGCCAGGGAAAATAATATAATCACCGTCAGGGATATTTATTCGCATTCCTCCACGCATAATGCTACTAACGTGTACACCATACTTGCGTCCTAAGTTCAGTTGCTTCAACGTGCTTCCCATCCACATGGAGTTAAAGGGCACGTCAAAGTCAGCAATATGGATATCTCTATCTAGTAATTTCCCTTCGTAGAGTGGCTTCTTCTTTCCGTGTACCTGAGCCTCAATATCACGCGAACGCAGGTTGTTGATGAAAAGGCGTTCCAGTAGGATACTGCGTCGCTTGATGCTCCTTGACAGGATGATGAGTATAACGGCAATACAGCCGATAGTAATCATGATGGCAGGGCCAAAATTAGTCAAATAGCGAATCACGTAGAATACGAAGTTCACTGCTATCAGCATACGGAACAAAATCGTGAAAATCAGTGGCAGACGATTACGGTTGCTCTCTTTCCAGAGTGCCTTAAACTCTTCGCTGTGATTTTTCTTCATCACCATAGCCCGTAGGAATGGTGCGATGATGATGATCGTCGTGAAGCCCGTGATAGCATGTCCGTACCATCTGTCGTGAGTAAG containing:
- a CDS encoding putative LPS assembly protein LptD, which gives rise to MLAGIPSTPYQDDTWKLSGDSVVVTDSVPFDSIPFDSKSFDSIPLGADITDTIISHGARQAAAALKRDTTVMDSLQLAIYLHNKAVDDSLALDSINRTKKHGIDSPVEFSANDSLLYVAGNGMAFLYGDSHVKYQNMDLQSERIYLSLDSSLVHATGARDTVSGKLFGNPVFQMGSDTYQSDTMAFNFKTKKGFIQQVYTEQQEGFLTSQLSKRGANGELYLQHGRYTTCDEPHPDFYLALSRAKVRPGKDVVFGPAYLVVCDVPLPLAIPYGFFPFTKSYSSGFIMPTYGDETERGFYLRDGGYYFAISDKMDLKLLGEIYTKGSWGVSAASNYRKRYRYSGSFFASYQNSVTGEKNLPDYSKTTSFKIQWSHRQDAKANPYSNLSASVNFATSSYERNNLTSMYNPQTMTQSTRTSSVSYSTSFSSIGMSLSTTMNLNQNMRDSTIAMTMPDLNISISRFYPFKRKQMAGKQRWYEKIAMSYTGHFSNSISTKEDKLMHSDLIKDWRNGMQHSIPVSASFTVLNYINLTASFNFTDRTYSNKVLRSWDGTKELRDTVYGFYNVYNWNMSLAASTKLYGFLTPPRKFLGGKIQTIRHVFTPQVSLNYAPDFSASRYGYYETYQKTDSEGNVTMVEYSPYQGSLYGVPGKGKTGSISFDMSNNVEMKLRTANDSVKKISLIDEFGASMSYNMAASVRPWSDLSTRIRLKLTKNYTLNLNAVFASYVYEADSVGARPYISEHTTYWEKGKIGRFQGMSQNLSYTISNDKISNLFKWLRGERDTKGKGKNNRANESQEDENEIETNIDPDMEKAKHGARKENAGLAETDEDGYMPFSLPWSVSFGYGITMRENTDVKKFNYNTMRYPYKFTQNLNMSGNIRLSDGWNISFSSGYDFENKKISMTTASLSRDLHCFNMSCSVVLSPYTSYNFSFRCNASTLTDALKYDKRSGYSNSVQWY